The proteins below are encoded in one region of Phyllopteryx taeniolatus isolate TA_2022b chromosome 11, UOR_Ptae_1.2, whole genome shotgun sequence:
- the LOC133485332 gene encoding uncharacterized protein LOC133485332 isoform X3, whose product MMLVCVCVYRKKACVCVVWIFVGFCLLMGKRRPQSFRCRMRRELNRTPTRRVTHKRGLSKTTTTTTMLTLQDDDDAKANIAAGVFEKRARAQRWTRRRADDKRSTEAPRSHSLHVRSRPRLRSRWVCLAARVASSGKHTPSGQREAQRTADSRHLPAKTTTTTMTTTRLQGEPVSTRGSALTGRTRRETRRTAGKVTAAPRRA is encoded by the exons ATGAtgctggtttgtgtgtgtgtttacagaaagaaggcgtgtgtgtgtgtggtttggaTTTTTGTAGGTTTTTGTCTTTTGATGGGGAAGCGCCGCCCACAAAGCTTTCGGTGCCGGATGCGGCGGGAGCTGAACCGGACGCCGACGCGACGCGTCACTCACAAACGAG GTTTGTCAAAGACGACGACCACGACGACGATGTTGACATTGCAAGATGACGACGACGCGAAAGCAAACATTGCGGCAGGTGTGTTTGAAAAGCGAGCTCGCGCTCAGAGATGGACGCGGCGGCGAGCGGACGACAAGCGCTCAACG GAGGCGCCGAGGAGCCACTCGCTGCACGTCCGAAGCCGCCCAAG GCTCCGGAGTCGCTGGGTCTGTCTCGCTGCGCGGGTTGCTTCAAGCGGCAAACACACGCCGTCAGGTCAGCGGGAAGCTCAGAGGACCGCCGACAGTCGTCATCTTCCagcgaagacgacgacgacgacgatgacgacgacgcgCCTGCAGGGGGAGCCGGTGAGCACGAGGGGATCCGCGCTCACCGGCAGAACGAGACGGGAGACGCGACGAACGGCCGGCAAGGTGACCGCCGCCCCGCGCCGTGCGTAA
- the LOC133485334 gene encoding uncharacterized protein LOC133485334 isoform X2, with the protein MDRGPDHALFTTHTHTCARTRFLSLSVFVCLRARRTAMEPSSPKKIQFDVPPLQGHLDPQAAEHIRRRRPTPATLQIYRQPEVGDQNNTSGGSQVCTQTRSRSNLCRNLRVCQFVDGAQRKKSTLAPPTMKDLHVRVEQHSPGGPDCQLSPISAQLYDGSCPWTNQNGLDQANGNEAGLLANQERGLAQSQSSDVSCESQKEVSSPDSISR; encoded by the exons ATGGACCGGGGCCCAGACCACGCCCtcttcaccacacacacacacacgtgcgcgcgcacacgctttctgtctctgtctgtctttgtttgtttgcgagCGCGTCGGACTGCGATGGAGCCGAGCAGTCCCAAGAAGATCCAGTTCGACGTCCCGCCGCTGCAGGGACACTTGGACCCTCAGGCCGCCGAACAC ATACGCCGCAGACGCCCGACGCCTGCAACTCTGCAAATATACAGACAACctg AAGTTGGAGATCAGAACAACACTAGCGGAGGCTCTCAGGTTTGTACGCAGACACGCTCACGCAGCAATTTGTGTCGTAACTTGCGTGTTTGTCAGTTTGTAGATGGCGCTCAGAGGAAGAAAAGCACTTTGGCCCCGCCCACTATGAAAG ATCTTCACGTGAGGGTGGAGCAACACTCCCCAGGGGGGCCGGACTGTCAATTGAGTCCAATCTCAGCGCAGCTCTATGACGGCTCCTGCCCGTGGACCAATCAGAACGGGCTGGACCAAGCCAATGGGAATGAGGCGGGGCTTCTAGCCAATCAGGAGAGAGGCCTGGCACAGAGCCAAAGCTCAG ATGTGTCATGTGAGTCCCAAAAAGAAGTTTCCAGTCCTGACTCGATCTCTCGGTAG
- the LOC133485332 gene encoding uncharacterized protein LOC133485332 isoform X1, protein MMLVCVCVYRKKACVCVVWIFVGFCLLMGKRRPQSFRCRMRRELNRTPTRRVTHKRGLSKTTTTTTMLTLQDDDDAKANIAAGVFEKRARAQRWTRRRADDKRSTVSFRLRIWMSLFCVCVCSLGCPTLRAGGAEEPLAARPKPPKAPESLGLSRCAGCFKRQTHAVRSAGSSEDRRQSSSSSEDDDDDDDDDAPAGGAGEHEGIRAHRQNETGDATNGRQGDRRPAPCVSKLRSRCDRHAWGEKKKAQQEFQIIAFDFPHIVLVIIVVVFFLHLPFLRLQFLHF, encoded by the exons ATGAtgctggtttgtgtgtgtgtttacagaaagaaggcgtgtgtgtgtgtggtttggaTTTTTGTAGGTTTTTGTCTTTTGATGGGGAAGCGCCGCCCACAAAGCTTTCGGTGCCGGATGCGGCGGGAGCTGAACCGGACGCCGACGCGACGCGTCACTCACAAACGAG GTTTGTCAAAGACGACGACCACGACGACGATGTTGACATTGCAAGATGACGACGACGCGAAAGCAAACATTGCGGCAGGTGTGTTTGAAAAGCGAGCTCGCGCTCAGAGATGGACGCGGCGGCGAGCGGACGACAAGCGCTCAACGGTCAGTTTTCGACTCCGCATTTGGAtgtctcttttttgtgtgtgtgtttgttctctCGGTTGTCCAACTTTGCGTGCAGGAGGCGCCGAGGAGCCACTCGCTGCACGTCCGAAGCCGCCCAAG GCTCCGGAGTCGCTGGGTCTGTCTCGCTGCGCGGGTTGCTTCAAGCGGCAAACACACGCCGTCAGGTCAGCGGGAAGCTCAGAGGACCGCCGACAGTCGTCATCTTCCagcgaagacgacgacgacgacgatgacgacgacgcgCCTGCAGGGGGAGCCGGTGAGCACGAGGGGATCCGCGCTCACCGGCAGAACGAGACGGGAGACGCGACGAACGGCCGGCAAGGTGACCGCCGCCCCGCGCCGTGCGTAAGCAAATTGCGCTCGCGATGCGATCGGCAcgcgtggggggaaaaaaaaaaagcacaacaggAGTTTCAGATTATCGCCTTCGACTTTCCGCACATTGTTCTcgttattattgttgtcgttttttttctaCACCTTCCTTTTTTGCGTCTTCAATTTCTACACTTTTGA
- the LOC133485332 gene encoding uncharacterized protein LOC133485332 isoform X2, which yields MLTLQDDDDAKANIAAGVFEKRARAQRWTRRRADDKRSTVSFRLRIWMSLFCVCVCSLGCPTLRAGGAEEPLAARPKPPKAPESLGLSRCAGCFKRQTHAVRSAGSSEDRRQSSSSSEDDDDDDDDDAPAGGAGEHEGIRAHRQNETGDATNGRQGDRRPAPCVSKLRSRCDRHAWGEKKKAQQEFQIIAFDFPHIVLVIIVVVFFLHLPFLRLQFLHF from the exons ATGTTGACATTGCAAGATGACGACGACGCGAAAGCAAACATTGCGGCAGGTGTGTTTGAAAAGCGAGCTCGCGCTCAGAGATGGACGCGGCGGCGAGCGGACGACAAGCGCTCAACGGTCAGTTTTCGACTCCGCATTTGGAtgtctcttttttgtgtgtgtgtttgttctctCGGTTGTCCAACTTTGCGTGCAGGAGGCGCCGAGGAGCCACTCGCTGCACGTCCGAAGCCGCCCAAG GCTCCGGAGTCGCTGGGTCTGTCTCGCTGCGCGGGTTGCTTCAAGCGGCAAACACACGCCGTCAGGTCAGCGGGAAGCTCAGAGGACCGCCGACAGTCGTCATCTTCCagcgaagacgacgacgacgacgatgacgacgacgcgCCTGCAGGGGGAGCCGGTGAGCACGAGGGGATCCGCGCTCACCGGCAGAACGAGACGGGAGACGCGACGAACGGCCGGCAAGGTGACCGCCGCCCCGCGCCGTGCGTAAGCAAATTGCGCTCGCGATGCGATCGGCAcgcgtggggggaaaaaaaaaaagcacaacaggAGTTTCAGATTATCGCCTTCGACTTTCCGCACATTGTTCTcgttattattgttgtcgttttttttctaCACCTTCCTTTTTTGCGTCTTCAATTTCTACACTTTTGA